TGCCTTATCAAGCGATAATGCGGTAGCGCAAGCACAATGGTTGGGATAATAATCAATGTCGCCATTACCCCTCCTGCCAATCCGCTGATAACAGTAATAGCAAATGGTTGAAAAATCTTTGATCCGACGGTTGTTCCTATCGCGGTCGGCAATAACGCAGCAATGGTCGTGAGCGTTGTAAGCAGTATGGGGCGCAGGCGGACGGAGGCGGCGGAAAGCAAAGCATCTGTAATATCCTTGCCGGAAGCACGTTCCTTGTTGGCGAAATCGATAAGGACGATAGCGTTGTTGACGGCAATTCCCACCAGTGTAACCGTCCCCATCCCTACAGATACGTCTATACCCTGCCGAGTCAAAAACAAACCTATCAGGGCACCGACAAGCGACAGGGGAACTGTTACCAGGATGATAAGGGGTTGGAGCCAGGAACCAAACTGCATCGCCATGATCAGATAGATCAATACCATGGCAGACAGCACAGCAAGAGCCAGTTCAATTGCTGTTTCGATAAGCACATGATATTGGCCGGTAAAATCAATGCTGTACCCTTCCGGAAGATCAATGGACGCAAATTGTCGCCGCAACTCTTTGACCACGGATGGGATGTTACCTTCCACTTCCGCCAGAAGCGTGATCTGCCGCTGCCCATTCAACCGGGTAATGGCTGAAGGTGCATGACTGACTCTTACTTCGGCAACACGTTCCAGCGGCAGCCACTCCCCACGAGCGGTTTTAACCGGCAGTTGCTTGATGCGCTCAATATCGAAGGGCGCGGAGACATCCATCCTTACCAATACGGCAACGTCCTCCTTTTGCCGGATGATCCGGGTTGCTTCGAGTCCAAAACGTGCTGATTCAAGCGTACTCAGGACGGTTGCAACATCTACTCCATACTGTGCCAGGGATGGGTAATTTATCCGCACGTCTATCTGCGGGACTTTTACCTTGGTGTTGTTCACCACGTTGGAAACGGAGGGTTCTCTGGAGAGCACGGTTTCCACCTTGTCGGCAAGTGCAATGAGCGTGTTCATGTCGGTACCGTATATGGTTACCCCGAAAAGAGCGGGTAACCCAGAGAAGCTCTCGTCGATTTTTTCCTGTGTCGGTTGATGATAAAGGAATACCACGCCACTTAGTTTTGAATAGGATTCTTTCAGAGTGCGAATGATTTCCCCGACTGACCTGGTTCGCTTTCCTTTGGGTTTCAGCTTAACAAGTAATTCTCCCTTGTTCACTCCTTCAATCTGGTAGCCACCGCCAGGAGAACCTGTCCGCCTGTAAACACATGAGACATCTTTGTCGGCCAAGGCGATCCGGTCAAGATTATCTCCTATCCGATTGCTTTCTTTGAGGGACGTACCGGGTGGCATGACGTACTCGATAAGTATGGCCCCTTCATCGATGGGCGGAAGGACCGAAGCCTTGCCCAGGAAGGCAGCCAGTCCAGCCATTCCCAGGGATAGGAATGCCACGATCAAGACAAGCCATTTGCGCCGGAAAGAGAGCCGCAAGACAGCCTGAAGCGCCGCATCCAATCGTGCGAGCAACTGTGCGCCAAGGAAATCATTCCTGATGAGAGAAATGGTCTTCATCCGACTGAAAAGTGCCGGCACTAACGTCAGGGACAGGAGCAAAGAGACAATGAGAGCCGCGCTGATCGTCAAGCCGAAGGGACGCATAAAAAGCGCGGCAAGTCCTGTCATCAGGACAAGCGGAACAAACGCGGCCACAGTGGTGAACGTCCCTGACGCATCTGGTCCGGCAATTTCAAAAGCGCCTTCGATACTTGCCTCGTCCGCCTTTGTGGTCGACTGGGCATGGCGAAAGATATTCTCGGCTACGACGATAGCATCATCTACGATCATACCGATGGCCAACGTCAGGGCCGTCATTGTAATCACGTTCAAGCTCATCCCCAGCCATTTCATGATGGCGACCGTGGCAAGAAACGTGACGGGGATGGTAATAGCCACGATCATGGTCGGTCGGAGCGAGCCAAGAAAGAAATAGAGGACCAGGACGGCCAGCAGGGCACCGATGGCAAGGTCATTCACAATCTCGTTTTGCGATTCCTTGATGATTTCTGATTGATCGTAGAATTTCTTGACGCGCGCTCCTGCTGGAAGGAGGCTTTTAAGCTGGGTAAGCGCGGCATCAACTCCGGTTACCACGCGAATCGTGCTTGCCCCCGGCTGTTTCCGAACAATCATCGCTACTGCCGGCACAGCGTCTCCATGAACCGTGTAATGCCTGGGGGCTCGTCCTTCGAAGACCTTGGCCACATCCCCGAGAAGAACCGGCCTCGTTCCATCGTTTCTGACTGGAAGCTCCCGGATATCCTCGATAGTTTTAAGATGGGCATCGCCGCGGACCAGGTATTCCCGTCCTGACTGGTCAATGTATCCGGTCACCGCCGATATGTTGTGACGTTTCAATAAAGATACGACATCATCTACGGTGATTTGAAGTCGGAGCAGAGCTTCTGGTTTAATCTCCACGTAAAAAGCCCTTCTGTCGCCACCGAGCACTTCGACCGACGAAACGCCATCAACGCTCATAAGGCGACCGGCAAGGTCATGGCGAACGATGTTCCGGATGGTCACCATGTCCCCACCGCCGTATATCACGTAACCGCAAACCTCCTGGAGGGTAGTGCCGATATTCTCAAGACGCGGGGTCAGGCCGACGGGCAGGCGCCCTCCAAGCCGCGCCAGTCTCGCTTGAACAAGTTGCCTTGCATCGCGGATAGTT
The Dissulfurirhabdus thermomarina DNA segment above includes these coding regions:
- a CDS encoding efflux RND transporter permease subunit encodes the protein MRSVLRLVVNNPIATVLMVIFMALAGIYSARHMSVDLFPNLDIPVVNIITHYAGASSEDMELLVSRPIENEIRSIPGVKRVASTSVQGISQITAEFNWGTTIRDARQLVQARLARLGGRLPVGLTPRLENIGTTLQEVCGYVIYGGGDMVTIRNIVRHDLAGRLMSVDGVSSVEVLGGDRRAFYVEIKPEALLRLQITVDDVVSLLKRHNISAVTGYIDQSGREYLVRGDAHLKTIEDIRELPVRNDGTRPVLLGDVAKVFEGRAPRHYTVHGDAVPAVAMIVRKQPGASTIRVVTGVDAALTQLKSLLPAGARVKKFYDQSEIIKESQNEIVNDLAIGALLAVLVLYFFLGSLRPTMIVAITIPVTFLATVAIMKWLGMSLNVITMTALTLAIGMIVDDAIVVAENIFRHAQSTTKADEASIEGAFEIAGPDASGTFTTVAAFVPLVLMTGLAALFMRPFGLTISAALIVSLLLSLTLVPALFSRMKTISLIRNDFLGAQLLARLDAALQAVLRLSFRRKWLVLIVAFLSLGMAGLAAFLGKASVLPPIDEGAILIEYVMPPGTSLKESNRIGDNLDRIALADKDVSCVYRRTGSPGGGYQIEGVNKGELLVKLKPKGKRTRSVGEIIRTLKESYSKLSGVVFLYHQPTQEKIDESFSGLPALFGVTIYGTDMNTLIALADKVETVLSREPSVSNVVNNTKVKVPQIDVRINYPSLAQYGVDVATVLSTLESARFGLEATRIIRQKEDVAVLVRMDVSAPFDIERIKQLPVKTARGEWLPLERVAEVRVSHAPSAITRLNGQRQITLLAEVEGNIPSVVKELRRQFASIDLPEGYSIDFTGQYHVLIETAIELALAVLSAMVLIYLIMAMQFGSWLQPLIILVTVPLSLVGALIGLFLTRQGIDVSVGMGTVTLVGIAVNNAIVLIDFANKERASGKDITDALLSAASVRLRPILLTTLTTIAALLPTAIGTTVGSKIFQPFAITVISGLAGGVMATLIIIPTIVLALPHYRLIRQNG